GCCGGTTGCCGAGGTCTCCGGCTTGCCGTCGTTGGTCTGGACGCTGACGTCGCTGGTGGTCGCGTTCGGGACCGCCGAGACCAGGACGCGGTAGCGCTGGGCTTCCTTGTTCTTGTCGTCGCTGCCGAACAGCTTGCTGAAGAAGCCGGCCTTGTTGACGGCGTCCGGATCGACGTAGCGCACGAAGTAGATGCCCTGCACGCGGTCGCGGTCTTCGACGGTGAAGCCGACGCGGTCCAGCGCCAGGCCGACACGGCGCCATGCGCGGTCGAAGCCCTCGTCCACCACGACCTTGCCGTTTTCCAGCTTGGCGTGCTGGACTTCCGGCGCGGCGTTGACGACGGCGGCGGTCGCCTGCTTGACGTCCTTGGCGGAGGTGCTGCCGTTCAACTGGGCCATCAGGCGGCCCAGGAATTCGGCTTCCAGTTCCGGATCGCTCTTGCGGCCGACCCATTGCGTGGTCTCGCGCTGCGGGCCGACCAGCACTTCCTCGGCGCCGCGGTGGCTGATGTAGATCTCGGTCGAGCCGTCCGCGCGGCGCTCCAGGCGGGTGCGGAACTTGTCGCGCTGACCGCTGTCGTAGGCCGAATCGAACACCTTGCCGATGGTGCGGCGGATGATGTCCT
This window of the Massilia sp. WG5 genome carries:
- the bamC gene encoding outer membrane protein assembly factor BamC, whose product is MNRKFKTHHATRTVALAALALSLAACTTVFESDKVDYRSAKKAAPLDIPPDLTQLQKDNRYAVPDGRGVATASGFQQARGTQAAPAAAGGPVAPVSSEAVRIERAGDSRWLVVKEPPEQLWPQLQAFWPSVGFTVETENPQTGIMETNWSENRAKIPQDIIRRTIGKVFDSAYDSGQRDKFRTRLERRADGSTEIYISHRGAEEVLVGPQRETTQWVGRKSDPELEAEFLGRLMAQLNGSTSAKDVKQATAAVVNAAPEVQHAKLENGKVVVDEGFDRAWRRVGLALDRVGFTVEDRDRVQGIYFVRYVDPDAVNKAGFFSKLFGSDDKNKEAQRYRVLVSAVPNATTSDVSVQTNDGKPETSATGAKILKLLADELK